From Gemmobacter sp., one genomic window encodes:
- a CDS encoding RNA polymerase sigma factor: MSDSLKAEMIQLLPRMRAFARSLTRSWDQADDLVQQTCEKALRNSTSFQAGSRMDAWMFRIMRNAWIDVVRARRETVPLEMDGDDPALAGEDGTRTVEARLQLSAVRRAMDTLPEDQRTVLMLVCVEGMRYREVAAVLGIPEGTVMSRLARARIALGRALALPQGGAEQEGHKA, from the coding sequence GTGAGCGACAGTCTGAAGGCCGAGATGATCCAGCTGCTGCCACGGATGCGGGCCTTTGCCCGCAGCCTGACGCGGTCCTGGGACCAGGCCGACGATCTGGTGCAGCAGACCTGCGAAAAGGCGCTGCGCAACAGCACCAGCTTTCAGGCCGGCAGCCGGATGGATGCCTGGATGTTCCGCATCATGCGCAATGCGTGGATCGACGTGGTCCGCGCCCGGCGCGAGACCGTGCCGCTGGAGATGGATGGCGACGACCCCGCCCTGGCCGGCGAGGACGGCACCCGCACCGTCGAGGCGCGGTTGCAGCTGTCGGCCGTGCGGCGCGCGATGGACACCCTGCCCGAGGACCAGCGGACGGTCCTGATGCTCGTCTGTGTCGAGGGCATGCGCTACCGCGAGGTGGCGGCGGTCCTTGGGATCCCCGAGGGCACGGTGATGAGCCGTCTGGCCCGGGCGCGCATCGCGCTTGGCCGGGCACTGGCGCTGCCGCAGGGTGGTGCCGAACAGGAAGGACACAAGGCATGA
- a CDS encoding S8 family serine peptidase codes for MANDTPADRGRRALLRRIALAGAAGYVAPTLAAVGLARASGGSGGSGGGAGGAGGSAPSRPRAQAPRPATPRRTDPAPPPELVVLLPFGADDAALVAAGYGVLGRNDLGGGAGRLLRLALPPGRGADAALAEVGGLIPGALADRNHLYAPNAMTCDADGCIAHDLIGWSGWPSAHAPRIGMIDTGINTDHAALAGQRLTVVQADLGNRAAAGRQHGTAIATLLLGRIDSPTPGLLPHAELIAVEAFHQSGGVETADAFTLSRAIDLLVGARVLAVNMSFAGPDNAVLRVLVERAAAAGIGLVAAAGNGGPGAPPAYPAAWPEVVAVTAVDAGLRPYRQANRGPYVSLAAPGVGLWTAASVSGGRLRSGTSYAAPFVTAALALERLRSPGSPMPQVMARLIACARDLGEAGHDEVFGHGLVSAPQHCTAEGGEFNLSGE; via the coding sequence ATGGCAAACGACACACCGGCAGATCGCGGCAGGCGCGCGTTGCTGCGGCGGATCGCGCTGGCGGGGGCGGCGGGCTATGTGGCGCCGACGCTGGCGGCGGTGGGGCTGGCCCGCGCCTCGGGCGGCAGCGGCGGGTCGGGGGGCGGCGCCGGGGGGGCGGGCGGCAGCGCGCCATCACGCCCCCGCGCGCAGGCCCCGCGCCCCGCCACGCCCCGCCGCACCGATCCGGCCCCGCCGCCCGAACTGGTGGTGCTGCTGCCTTTCGGCGCCGATGATGCAGCGCTGGTTGCCGCCGGCTATGGCGTGCTGGGCCGTAACGATCTGGGCGGCGGTGCCGGCCGGCTGTTGCGCCTGGCACTGCCCCCCGGGCGCGGCGCCGATGCCGCCCTGGCCGAGGTTGGGGGCCTGATCCCCGGCGCCCTGGCCGACCGCAACCATCTTTACGCCCCCAACGCCATGACCTGCGATGCCGATGGCTGCATCGCGCATGATCTGATCGGCTGGTCAGGCTGGCCATCGGCCCATGCGCCGCGCATAGGCATGATCGACACCGGCATCAACACCGATCACGCCGCGCTGGCCGGCCAGCGGCTGACGGTGGTGCAGGCCGATCTGGGCAACCGCGCCGCCGCCGGGCGCCAGCATGGCACCGCCATTGCCACCCTGCTGCTGGGCCGGATCGACAGCCCGACCCCCGGCCTGCTGCCCCATGCCGAACTGATCGCGGTCGAGGCGTTTCACCAGTCCGGCGGGGTGGAAACCGCCGATGCCTTTACCCTGTCGCGCGCCATCGACCTGCTGGTCGGGGCGCGGGTTCTGGCGGTGAACATGTCGTTCGCCGGGCCGGACAATGCGGTGCTGCGGGTGCTGGTGGAACGGGCGGCAGCGGCCGGGATCGGGCTGGTCGCGGCGGCGGGCAACGGTGGCCCCGGCGCGCCCCCCGCCTATCCTGCCGCCTGGCCCGAGGTGGTGGCGGTGACCGCCGTCGATGCCGGCCTGCGCCCCTATCGGCAGGCGAACCGTGGGCCCTATGTCTCGCTGGCCGCGCCGGGGGTAGGGTTGTGGACCGCCGCATCGGTATCTGGCGGGCGGCTGCGGTCGGGCACCTCCTATGCGGCGCCGTTCGTGACGGCGGCGCTGGCGCTGGAACGGCTGCGCAGCCCGGGCAGCCCGATGCCGCAGGTGATGGCCCGGCTGATCGCCTGCGCCCGCGATCTGGGCGAGGCGGGCCATGACGAGGTGTTCGGCCATGGCCTGGTATCCGCCCCGCAGCACTGCACCGCCGAAGGTGGGGAATTCAACCTGTCGGGGGAATAA
- a CDS encoding PqqD family peptide modification chaperone, translating to MTRGAAAVTLHLAGLSRPVRLPPELVPVLAACLTGWPPHPSPTGTAPLARITRQRGRFRFAPATTAEPMGNLTGVGAICALIAELAQARCETPDIALGLHCAALDIGGRLAVLAGPARAGKTTLAVRLAQEPGVRLFCDDVLPVRPDGRGMALGLAPRLRLPLPADAGPALDRLAARHMGPSDHRYGYVPLPDQAPHGALAPLGALVLLDRRPGPAQLGRLPDSTGLRLALAQSITRADSPGTALELAAQAVRGLPALRLSYADLDQAATLLARTLADPALLAALPQVDPPPATGPDAPPAQPDQPLERSPGTARRGLPGATYLWQPDEAELWQLNPVADAIWTLLEISGTPAEIAATLAEAFPAVPPARIAQDTAALLGALLAAGLVRPALATEKNPAARNENPHRTVSPMSPE from the coding sequence ATGACCCGTGGGGCGGCGGCCGTGACGCTGCATCTGGCGGGCCTGTCCCGGCCGGTGCGGCTGCCGCCCGAACTCGTGCCCGTGCTGGCGGCCTGCCTGACCGGCTGGCCGCCCCACCCCAGCCCCACCGGCACGGCCCCGCTGGCCCGGATCACCCGGCAGCGGGGCCGCTTCCGGTTCGCGCCCGCCACCACGGCCGAGCCGATGGGCAACCTGACCGGGGTCGGCGCCATTTGCGCCCTGATCGCCGAGTTGGCCCAGGCGCGGTGCGAAACCCCCGACATCGCCCTGGGCCTGCATTGCGCCGCGCTGGACATTGGCGGGCGGCTGGCAGTGCTGGCCGGCCCCGCCCGCGCCGGCAAGACCACGCTGGCCGTGCGGCTGGCGCAGGAACCCGGCGTGCGGCTGTTCTGCGACGATGTGCTGCCGGTGCGCCCCGATGGCCGGGGCATGGCGCTTGGTCTTGCGCCCCGGTTGCGCCTGCCCCTGCCCGCCGATGCGGGCCCCGCGCTGGACCGGCTGGCGGCCAGGCACATGGGGCCATCCGACCACCGCTATGGCTATGTTCCCCTGCCCGATCAGGCCCCGCATGGCGCGCTGGCGCCCCTGGGGGCGCTGGTCCTGCTGGACCGCCGGCCCGGCCCCGCGCAACTGGGCCGCCTGCCCGACAGCACCGGCCTGCGGCTGGCGCTGGCCCAGTCGATCACCCGGGCCGACAGCCCGGGCACCGCGCTGGAACTGGCGGCGCAGGCGGTGCGGGGCCTGCCGGCCCTGCGGCTGAGCTATGCCGATCTGGATCAGGCCGCCACCCTGCTGGCCCGCACCCTGGCCGATCCGGCCCTGCTGGCCGCGCTGCCCCAGGTCGATCCGCCACCCGCCACCGGCCCCGACGCGCCCCCCGCCCAACCCGACCAGCCGCTGGAACGCAGCCCCGGCACCGCCCGGCGCGGCCTGCCGGGCGCCACCTATCTGTGGCAACCGGACGAGGCCGAGCTATGGCAGCTGAACCCCGTCGCCGATGCCATCTGGACCCTGCTGGAAATCTCCGGCACCCCGGCAGAAATCGCCGCCACCCTGGCCGAGGCCTTTCCCGCCGTGCCCCCCGCCCGCATCGCGCAGGATACGGCCGCGCTGCTGGGGGCGCTGCTGGCCGCCGGGCTGGTGCGGCCCGCCCTGGCCACAGAAAAAAATCCCGCGGCGAGGAATGAAAATCCGCATCGAACCGTTTCTCCAATGTCCCCGGAATGA
- a CDS encoding calcium-binding protein, with protein MATITGTDEANLLRGTIGADLIRGLDGADTIRAGNGNDTLRGDDDDDLLFGDAGHDNIAGGKGEDTLHGGDGNDVLTDSSGNDHFYGGNGNDRILAGEGNDVADGGRGDDTMDGGSGNDVLAAGAGNDRINGGAGDDIISGGSGRDTLTGGEGNDWLSGDAGNDVMTGGVGADTFVFTSGRDRITDFETGDDQIDLTAFNLNSFDDIETAATRSGDDVLLTFGSHTLRIEDFSIRQLDADDFVF; from the coding sequence ATGGCCACCATCACCGGAACTGACGAGGCCAACCTGCTGCGCGGCACGATCGGCGCCGATCTGATCCGCGGCCTTGACGGGGCCGACACCATCCGCGCCGGCAACGGCAACGACACCCTGCGCGGCGACGATGACGACGACCTGCTGTTCGGCGATGCCGGGCACGACAACATCGCCGGCGGCAAGGGCGAGGACACCCTGCATGGCGGCGACGGCAACGATGTGCTGACCGACAGCTCCGGCAACGACCATTTCTACGGCGGCAATGGCAATGACCGCATCCTGGCCGGCGAGGGCAACGACGTGGCCGATGGCGGCCGCGGCGACGACACGATGGATGGCGGATCCGGCAATGACGTGCTGGCGGCAGGCGCCGGCAACGACCGGATCAATGGCGGCGCAGGCGACGATATCATCTCGGGCGGATCGGGCCGCGATACGCTGACCGGGGGCGAAGGCAACGACTGGCTGTCGGGCGATGCCGGCAACGATGTGATGACCGGCGGCGTGGGGGCCGACACCTTTGTCTTCACCTCGGGCCGCGACCGCATCACCGATTTCGAAACCGGCGATGACCAGATCGACCTGACCGCCTTCAACCTGAACAGCTTCGACGATATCGAGACTGCCGCAACCCGGTCGGGCGACGACGTGCTGCTGACCTTCGGCAGCCACACCCTGCGGATCGAGGATTTCAGCATCCGCCAACTGGATGCCGACGACTTCGTGTTCTGA
- a CDS encoding aldo/keto reductase has product MPTTPDRLRLSDRLEISRAVTGLWQVADIEKDGAIIDPDTGAGWLAAYADAGFDTFDMADHYGTSEIITGRLLAQGRVPRPVAFTKWCPAPGPMTADVVRAGVQERLDRLGVDRVDLLQFHWWTFEHPQWLEALHHLADLRAEGLIGELGVTNFDAAHLNLALSDGVPILTNQVSFSLMDRRGAGALADVCERHGAWLLGYGTLNGGFLSDKWLGKAEPDQIGDWSKMKYHRFLQAAGGWEAFQAVLQAAAQVARKHGVSVSNVATRWVLEQRRVAGVIIGARLGENFHAGDNLNLFRFALDAEDRAVLDAAFAQTTPIPGDCGDEYRKPPFLTASGDLSHHLEAIPKPFAPQPVPVRAGGTRVLTGSHWEDVAGYCRAHRIGDRILVSGTTAVAGLSRAVAPQDAGAQTTYILDRIVAAVMSLGGKADDIVRTRIYVTRDEDVLAISNAHGRVFGEVKPANTLVKVAGLVGDHLVEIEAEAIVSP; this is encoded by the coding sequence ATGCCCACCACCCCCGACCGCCTGCGCCTGTCCGACCGGCTGGAAATCTCGCGTGCCGTGACCGGCCTGTGGCAGGTTGCCGACATCGAAAAGGATGGCGCGATCATCGACCCCGATACGGGCGCAGGCTGGCTGGCCGCCTATGCCGATGCGGGGTTCGATACATTCGACATGGCCGACCATTACGGCACGTCGGAAATCATCACCGGGCGGCTGCTGGCGCAGGGCCGGGTGCCGCGCCCGGTGGCCTTTACCAAATGGTGCCCGGCGCCCGGGCCGATGACCGCCGATGTGGTGCGCGCCGGCGTGCAAGAGCGGCTGGACCGGCTGGGGGTGGACCGGGTGGATCTGTTGCAGTTCCACTGGTGGACGTTCGAACATCCGCAATGGCTGGAGGCGCTGCACCACCTGGCCGATCTGCGCGCCGAAGGGCTGATCGGCGAGCTGGGCGTGACCAATTTCGATGCCGCGCACCTGAACCTTGCGCTGTCCGATGGCGTGCCGATCCTGACCAACCAGGTCAGCTTTTCGTTGATGGACCGCCGTGGGGCCGGCGCATTGGCCGATGTCTGCGAACGCCACGGGGCCTGGCTGCTGGGCTATGGCACGCTGAACGGCGGGTTCCTGTCGGACAAATGGCTGGGCAAGGCGGAACCCGACCAGATCGGCGACTGGTCCAAGATGAAATACCACCGCTTCCTTCAGGCGGCCGGCGGCTGGGAGGCGTTCCAGGCCGTGTTGCAGGCCGCGGCGCAGGTCGCGCGCAAGCATGGCGTTTCGGTGTCCAACGTCGCCACCCGCTGGGTGCTGGAACAGCGCCGGGTGGCCGGGGTGATCATCGGGGCGCGGCTGGGCGAGAATTTCCATGCCGGCGACAACCTGAACCTGTTCCGCTTTGCGCTGGATGCTGAAGATCGTGCGGTGCTGGATGCCGCCTTTGCCCAGACCACGCCGATCCCGGGCGATTGCGGCGACGAATACCGCAAGCCGCCGTTCCTGACCGCCTCGGGCGATCTGTCGCATCATCTGGAGGCTATCCCGAAACCCTTTGCCCCCCAGCCGGTGCCGGTGCGGGCCGGGGGCACGCGCGTGCTGACCGGCAGCCATTGGGAGGATGTGGCCGGCTATTGCCGCGCCCACCGCATCGGCGACCGCATCCTTGTATCGGGCACCACGGCCGTGGCCGGCCTGTCGCGCGCCGTTGCGCCGCAGGATGCCGGCGCCCAGACCACCTATATCCTGGACCGGATCGTCGCCGCCGTGATGTCGCTGGGCGGCAAGGCCGACGATATCGTGCGGACCCGGATCTATGTGACGCGGGATGAGGATGTGCTGGCCATCTCCAACGCCCATGGCCGGGTGTTTGGCGAGGTCAAGCCTGCCAACACGCTGGTCAAGGTGGCGGGGCTGGTCGGCGACCATCTGGTCGAGATCGAGGCCGAGGCGATCGTTTCCCCCTGA
- a CDS encoding GntR family transcriptional regulator yields MSAPVIARLDPVKLRENAYFALRDAFTRGAFAPGDTLSLRVLADQLGVSMTPVREAVRRLVAEGALVDTPSRTLMVPAFDETRARDLKAARLSLEHLVLDRAMDRIDAEGVARLEDLLRRADDGPHALPDLVANYDFHFTLYRHAGSEVLLPLVEALWLQYGAYLNLIINRPQAGMIAEHAHHYEIIDALKSGDRAAAHQALEADVSRSFKFLIPEG; encoded by the coding sequence ATGTCCGCCCCCGTGATTGCCCGCCTCGATCCTGTCAAACTGCGCGAGAATGCCTATTTCGCACTCCGCGATGCCTTTACGCGCGGCGCTTTTGCGCCGGGCGATACGCTCAGCCTGCGGGTGCTGGCCGATCAGCTGGGCGTGTCGATGACCCCCGTGCGCGAGGCGGTGCGCCGGCTGGTGGCCGAAGGCGCGCTGGTCGACACGCCGTCGCGCACCCTGATGGTGCCGGCGTTCGATGAAACCCGGGCGCGGGATCTCAAGGCGGCGCGGCTGTCGCTGGAACATCTGGTGCTGGACCGGGCGATGGACCGGATCGACGCCGAGGGTGTCGCGCGGCTGGAAGACCTGCTGCGCCGTGCCGATGATGGCCCCCATGCGCTGCCCGATCTGGTGGCGAACTACGATTTCCACTTTACCCTGTATCGCCATGCCGGGTCCGAGGTGCTGTTGCCGCTGGTCGAGGCGCTGTGGCTGCAATACGGCGCCTATCTGAACCTGATCATCAACCGCCCCCAGGCCGGGATGATCGCAGAACATGCCCATCACTACGAAATCATCGACGCCCTGAAATCGGGCGACCGTGCCGCTGCTCACCAGGCGCTGGAGGCCGATGTGAGCCGTTCCTTCAAATTCCTGATCCCGGAAGGCTGA
- a CDS encoding TIGR04076 family protein — MERNGEKGFWLYDLRVETVVGGRHAVCRHVEGEFFRVVGENLVFDGPAQVSMYALVGVLPHLPARQRDTDPDDWMSTDAEIACADPHCGGRFRILREGRRWFSHAATTGLPDARGTPYWKDEQ; from the coding sequence ATGGAACGGAACGGCGAAAAGGGATTCTGGCTTTACGACCTGCGGGTCGAAACCGTGGTCGGCGGGCGCCATGCCGTCTGCCGCCATGTCGAAGGCGAATTCTTCCGCGTTGTCGGGGAAAACCTGGTATTCGACGGGCCGGCGCAGGTTTCCATGTATGCGCTGGTCGGCGTGCTGCCCCACCTGCCCGCCCGCCAGCGCGACACCGACCCCGACGACTGGATGTCGACCGATGCCGAAATCGCCTGCGCCGATCCGCATTGCGGCGGCCGCTTCCGCATCCTGCGCGAAGGGCGGCGCTGGTTTTCCCATGCCGCCACCACCGGCCTGCCCGATGCCCGCGGCACCCCCTACTGGAAGGACGAGCAATGA
- a CDS encoding aldo/keto reductase produces the protein MTVETADLRPNHRISRVIKGGWQLAGDHGEVRPADAIADMEAFLDAGITTFDCADIYKGVEEMIGAFIADVRKRRGAEMADRVMVHTKLVPDLGRLSTIRPDEVEAIVDRSLQRLQIERIPLVQFFWWDMAQGNPVEVLGVLKDCQAKGKIANLGTTNWDCPDMDRFIDAGLDVVSAQVQYSLLDRRPAATMAGWGQRRNVQILCYGTLAGGFLTDNWLGQPDPGFEFENRSLIKYRLIIDEFGNWDKFQALLRLLRSIGDKHGVALSTIATRWVLDQPQVAAAIVGARYARHLPKTLEVFRVTLDAADHAAISALLATAPGPQGPVYALEGDRSGRHGRIMKFNLNTNPNDQVHGAKLG, from the coding sequence ATGACCGTGGAAACCGCCGACCTGCGCCCGAACCACCGCATTTCCCGCGTCATCAAGGGCGGCTGGCAACTGGCCGGCGACCATGGCGAGGTGCGCCCCGCCGATGCCATCGCCGACATGGAGGCGTTCCTGGACGCCGGGATCACCACCTTTGACTGCGCCGACATCTACAAGGGCGTCGAGGAAATGATCGGCGCCTTCATCGCCGATGTGCGCAAGCGGCGCGGCGCCGAAATGGCCGACCGCGTGATGGTTCATACCAAGCTGGTCCCTGACCTTGGCCGCCTGTCCACCATCCGCCCGGATGAGGTCGAGGCGATCGTGGACCGTTCCCTGCAACGCTTGCAGATCGAGCGGATCCCGCTGGTGCAGTTCTTCTGGTGGGACATGGCGCAGGGCAACCCGGTCGAGGTGCTGGGCGTGCTGAAAGACTGTCAGGCCAAGGGCAAGATCGCCAATCTGGGCACCACCAACTGGGACTGCCCCGACATGGACCGCTTCATTGATGCGGGGTTGGACGTGGTGTCGGCGCAGGTGCAGTATTCGCTGCTGGACCGCCGGCCCGCCGCCACCATGGCCGGCTGGGGCCAGCGGCGCAACGTGCAGATCCTGTGCTATGGCACGCTGGCCGGCGGGTTCCTGACCGACAATTGGCTGGGCCAGCCCGATCCGGGGTTCGAGTTCGAGAACCGCAGCCTGATCAAATACCGCCTGATCATCGACGAATTCGGCAACTGGGACAAGTTCCAGGCCCTGCTGCGCCTGCTGCGCTCCATCGGCGACAAGCATGGCGTGGCGCTGTCCACCATCGCCACCCGCTGGGTGCTGGACCAGCCGCAGGTGGCCGCCGCCATCGTCGGCGCCCGCTATGCCCGCCACCTGCCCAAGACGCTGGAGGTGTTCCGGGTGACGCTGGATGCCGCCGACCACGCCGCCATTTCGGCCCTGCTGGCCACCGCGCCGGGGCCGCAGGGGCCAGTCTATGCGCTGGAAGGCGACCGTTCGGGGCGGCATGGCCGGATCATGAAGTTCAACCTGAACACCAATCCGAACGATCAGGTGCATGGGGCCAAACTGGGATGA
- a CDS encoding ABC transporter ATP-binding protein, whose translation MTTPVLSTQGLTRDFGPFRAVDGVSLAIHPGTITGLIGPNGAGKTTFFNMLSGALKPTSGQVLLDGQDVTGLPPEALFTRGLARTFQIPRPFRRMSLLENVLLAPQGQRGETVWGALFSRKAVRAEEERLRDKAMGILDFMTLGKLADHPAGKISGGQMKLLELARALMGDPSVILLDEPAAGVNPSLTRILIERIEELNRRGTTFFIIEHDMDFIMRHCDPVIALAEGKVVFEGSAEDAQKNPLLLDAYLGAAE comes from the coding sequence ATGACAACGCCCGTCCTTTCCACTCAGGGACTTACGCGGGACTTCGGGCCGTTCCGGGCGGTGGACGGGGTTTCGCTGGCCATCCACCCCGGCACCATCACCGGGCTGATCGGGCCGAACGGCGCCGGCAAGACCACGTTCTTCAACATGCTGTCCGGCGCGCTGAAGCCGACCTCCGGTCAGGTGCTGCTGGACGGGCAGGATGTCACCGGCCTGCCGCCCGAGGCGCTGTTCACCCGTGGGCTGGCCCGCACATTCCAGATCCCCCGCCCGTTCCGCCGCATGAGCCTGCTGGAAAACGTCCTGCTGGCGCCGCAGGGCCAACGCGGCGAAACCGTGTGGGGCGCGCTCTTTTCCCGCAAGGCCGTGCGGGCCGAGGAAGAGCGCCTGCGCGACAAGGCGATGGGCATTCTGGACTTCATGACGCTGGGCAAACTGGCGGACCACCCGGCCGGCAAAATCTCGGGCGGGCAGATGAAGCTGCTGGAACTGGCCCGCGCGCTGATGGGCGATCCGTCGGTGATCCTGCTGGATGAACCGGCGGCAGGGGTGAACCCCTCGCTCACCCGGATCCTGATCGAGCGGATCGAGGAGCTGAACCGCCGCGGGACCACGTTCTTCATCATCGAACACGACATGGATTTCATCATGCGCCACTGCGATCCGGTCATCGCGCTGGCCGAAGGCAAGGTGGTGTTCGAAGGCAGCGCCGAAGATGCACAGAAAAACCCGCTGCTGCTGGATGCCTATCTGGGGGCCGCGGAATGA
- a CDS encoding ABC transporter ATP-binding protein: MSDSVLGVQGLEAGYVRDLPILRNVALTLRRQSLTTIIGPNGAGKSTLIKAIAGLVPVSAGSVTLDGQDITGLRPDRLGDLGLAYVPQTDNIFRQLSIRENLALVLRRMPDRASRLQELLGLFPALEPKLGDRAGSLSGGQRQMLAVAMALSRRPRVMLMDEPSAGLSPKITAEVLDLARSLTAQGVSVLLVEQNVKQALRVSDHCYILAEGRNQLDGPAAQILSDPVVAEIYLGGKRVGAA, encoded by the coding sequence ATGAGCGATAGCGTTCTTGGCGTTCAAGGGCTGGAAGCGGGCTATGTCCGCGACCTGCCGATCCTGCGCAACGTGGCGCTGACGCTGCGGCGGCAATCGCTGACCACCATCATCGGGCCGAACGGGGCGGGGAAATCCACCCTGATCAAGGCCATTGCGGGGCTGGTGCCGGTTTCGGCCGGGTCGGTCACGCTGGACGGGCAGGACATCACCGGGCTGCGCCCCGACCGGCTGGGCGATCTGGGCCTGGCCTATGTGCCGCAGACCGACAACATCTTTCGCCAGCTGTCGATCCGGGAAAACCTGGCGCTGGTGCTGCGCCGCATGCCCGATCGCGCCAGCCGGTTGCAGGAACTGCTGGGCCTGTTTCCGGCGCTGGAACCCAAACTGGGCGACCGCGCCGGGTCGCTGTCGGGCGGCCAGCGGCAGATGCTGGCGGTGGCCATGGCCCTGTCGCGGCGGCCACGCGTGATGCTGATGGACGAACCTTCGGCCGGCCTGTCGCCCAAGATCACCGCCGAGGTGCTGGATCTGGCCCGCAGCCTGACCGCGCAGGGGGTTTCGGTGCTGCTGGTGGAACAGAACGTCAAACAGGCGCTGCGGGTGTCGGACCACTGCTACATCCTGGCCGAGGGGCGCAACCAGCTGGACGGGCCGGCGGCGCAGATCCTGTCGGATCCGGTGGTGGCCGAAATCTATCTGGGCGGCAAGCGCGTGGGGGCGGCATGA
- a CDS encoding branched-chain amino acid ABC transporter permease encodes MIQNLVDGILTGSIYSLAAIGMTMVMHMLRFANFSYAELLGIGGYAALVFDRLFAALVPALGTAIEPLTLTWALALATLVAMAITGASAVLFDWLVFKRIRAKADALSMVFASFGVALIVRNVITLVFGHKAELYSSDIAFAVVLSRDPMLLVKPDQIFTLVAALVLMLAFHLVLTRTTFGYALRAVAENPNLSQVSGVRLSSMVTAVWMIGGGLSAAAGVFYAMTNHLSPVMGHNFVLPVFAATIVGGIGSVYGAVLGGFIVGIASGVALMVLPSGYTPAMPFLIILAVLLVRPHGLFGEDRDA; translated from the coding sequence ATGATCCAGAACCTTGTCGACGGCATCCTGACCGGATCCATCTATTCGCTGGCCGCCATCGGCATGACGATGGTCATGCACATGCTGCGGTTCGCGAACTTCAGCTATGCCGAACTGCTGGGCATCGGCGGCTATGCCGCGCTGGTGTTCGACCGGCTGTTCGCCGCGCTGGTGCCCGCGCTTGGCACCGCCATCGAACCGCTGACCCTGACCTGGGCGCTTGCGCTGGCCACGCTGGTGGCGATGGCGATCACCGGCGCCTCGGCGGTGCTGTTCGACTGGCTGGTGTTCAAGCGCATCCGCGCCAAGGCCGATGCGCTGTCGATGGTGTTCGCCAGCTTCGGCGTGGCGCTGATCGTGCGCAACGTGATCACGCTGGTCTTCGGCCACAAGGCGGAACTGTATTCCAGCGACATCGCCTTTGCCGTGGTGCTGTCGCGCGATCCGATGCTGCTGGTGAAGCCCGACCAGATCTTTACCCTGGTCGCCGCGCTGGTGCTGATGCTGGCGTTCCATCTGGTGCTGACGCGCACGACATTCGGCTATGCCCTGCGGGCGGTCGCCGAAAACCCCAACCTGTCGCAGGTGTCGGGCGTGCGCCTGTCCAGCATGGTCACCGCAGTGTGGATGATCGGCGGCGGGCTGTCGGCGGCGGCGGGGGTGTTCTACGCCATGACCAACCACCTGTCGCCGGTGATGGGGCACAACTTCGTGCTGCCGGTGTTCGCGGCCACCATCGTGGGCGGCATCGGGTCGGTCTATGGCGCGGTGCTGGGCGGGTTCATCGTGGGCATCGCATCCGGGGTGGCGCTGATGGTGCTGCCATCGGGCTATACCCCGGCCATGCCCTTCCTGATCATCCTGGCCGTGCTGCTGGTGCGCCCGCATGGCCTGTTCGGAGAGGACCGCGACGCATGA